The DNA window CAGGTGCTGACCAACAAGGTGGACTTCGAGCTGGTCTGCCTCGCGGTGAGCGCCATCAACGGCTGCGAGATGTGCATGCAGTCCCACGAGAAGGTCGTCCTCGAGGGCGGCCTCTCCGAGGACCAGGTGCACGACGCGGTCCGCATCGCGGCGGTCATCCACGCCGCCGCGGTGGGCCTGGAGTCGTAAGCCTCCCGTCCACGAGACACCCGTGCTTCACCCGCGCCCTCCGGTGGAAACACCGGAGGGCGCTCCCTTTTCCGGCGTCGTGCATCTGAAGGAATGTCACGACGCTAAGAACGAAAGGAACACACCATGTACAAGAGCCCCAGCCCCCTCCCCGAGAAGACCCGCGCCACCATCGCCGACTCGCTCAACGCGCGGCTCGCGGACGGCTTGGATTTGCACTCGCAAATCAAGGTGGCCCATTGGAACATCAAGGGCCCGCAGTTCGCGTCGCTGCACCCGCTGTTCGAGACCTTCGCGGTGAGCCTGGCCAATCACAACGACTCCATCGCCGAGCGCGCGGTGACGTTGGGCGCCAAGGCGTTTGGCACCAGCCGCCACGTGGGCAAGGCGAGCCGCCTGCCGGAGTATCCGCAGGAGACGACGCGCGACCTGGAGCACGTGAAGCTCCTGGCCGAGCGCATCGAGGTGTACCTGGACGGCCTGCGCGAGAGCCGCAAGCTCTTCGTCGAGGTGGATGACGCGGACTCCGAGGACCTGGCCACCGGCATCATCGTGGAGTTCGAGAAGCACGCGTGGTTCCTGCGTGCGTCACTGGAAGGCTGACGCGTCGCGAATCACCCGGGACAGGCGCGCCGTGAGTGTGCACGGCGTTGCACGTCCCGAGGG is part of the Myxococcus landrumus genome and encodes:
- the dps gene encoding DNA starvation/stationary phase protection protein Dps, which produces MYKSPSPLPEKTRATIADSLNARLADGLDLHSQIKVAHWNIKGPQFASLHPLFETFAVSLANHNDSIAERAVTLGAKAFGTSRHVGKASRLPEYPQETTRDLEHVKLLAERIEVYLDGLRESRKLFVEVDDADSEDLATGIIVEFEKHAWFLRASLEG